Proteins encoded by one window of Pseudomonas tructae:
- a CDS encoding GntR family transcriptional regulator, whose protein sequence is MVFDQVRQRRLSDDIVERLEGMILEGTLTAGQRLPAERALAEQFGVSRPSLREAIQKLVAKGLLVSRQGGGNYVAESLGSTFSDPLLQLLESNPEAQRDLLEFRHTLEASCAYYAAIRATEPDRQRLKAAFDTLQDCYARADEVDRAEEGAADARFHLAIAEASHNAVLLHTIRGLFDLLKRNVVTNIGGMYKQRAETRDMLISQHRELYLAIVEGRAEEAREVSSRHITYVQEVLDEVRQEVQRVARAERRSGR, encoded by the coding sequence ATGGTTTTTGATCAGGTCCGCCAACGCCGTTTGTCCGACGATATCGTCGAGCGGCTGGAAGGGATGATTCTTGAAGGCACCTTGACGGCCGGTCAGCGCCTGCCTGCCGAGCGGGCGCTGGCCGAGCAGTTCGGCGTGTCACGACCGTCGTTGCGCGAAGCGATCCAGAAACTGGTGGCCAAAGGCTTGTTGGTCAGTCGTCAGGGTGGTGGCAACTACGTGGCCGAATCACTCGGCTCGACCTTCAGTGATCCGTTGCTGCAGTTGCTTGAGAGCAACCCTGAAGCACAGCGCGACTTGCTGGAGTTCCGGCACACCCTGGAGGCATCGTGCGCCTATTATGCGGCGATCCGCGCGACCGAGCCGGACCGCCAAAGGCTCAAGGCCGCCTTCGATACCTTGCAGGATTGCTATGCCCGCGCCGATGAAGTGGATCGGGCCGAGGAGGGCGCGGCTGATGCGCGCTTCCACCTGGCGATCGCCGAGGCCAGCCATAACGCCGTACTGCTGCACACCATTCGTGGCCTGTTCGACCTGCTCAAGCGCAACGTGGTGACCAACATCGGCGGCATGTACAAGCAGCGCGCTGAAACCCGCGACATGCTTATCAGTCAGCACCGCGAGCTGTATCTGGCGATTGTCGAAGGGCGTGCCGAGGAGGCTCGCGAGGTGTCCAGCCGGCACATTACCTATGTGCAGGAAGTGCTCGACGAAGTGCGCCAGGAAGTTCAGCGGGTGGCGCGGGCGGAGCGGCGTAGCGGGCGCTAG
- the fur gene encoding ferric iron uptake transcriptional regulator yields the protein MVENSELRKAGLKVTLPRVKILQMLDSTEQRHMSAEDVYKALMEAGEDVGLATVYRVLTQFEAAGLVVRHNFDGGHAVFELADGGHHDHMVNVDSGEVIEFFDSEIEKRQKEIVAEHGFELVDHNLVLYVRKKK from the coding sequence ATGGTTGAAAATAGCGAACTGCGCAAAGCCGGTCTCAAGGTGACACTGCCTCGAGTAAAAATTCTACAGATGCTCGACTCTACCGAGCAGCGTCACATGAGTGCTGAGGATGTCTACAAGGCGCTGATGGAAGCAGGCGAGGACGTCGGTCTGGCCACGGTTTACCGTGTTCTGACCCAGTTCGAAGCCGCAGGTCTAGTCGTGCGCCACAACTTCGATGGCGGCCACGCTGTGTTCGAATTGGCTGATGGTGGTCATCACGACCATATGGTCAACGTCGACTCCGGCGAAGTCATCGAATTCTTCGACAGTGAAATTGAAAAGCGTCAGAAGGAAATCGTTGCCGAGCACGGCTTCGAGCTGGTTGATCACAATCTGGTTCTGTACGTACGCAAGAAAAAGTAA
- the smpB gene encoding SsrA-binding protein SmpB translates to MAKQTKHPTGTIAQNKKARHDYFIEHKFEAGLVLSGWEVKSLRAGKAHLTDSYVVLKDGEAWLMGSHITPLTAASTHVIADPTRTRKLLLNRRELERLHAAVQQKGYTCVALSIYWSKHLIKCEIALGKGKKEYDKRDTQRERDSDRELQRAVRNKGKED, encoded by the coding sequence ATGGCTAAACAAACGAAACATCCGACAGGGACCATCGCGCAGAATAAAAAGGCGCGTCACGATTACTTCATCGAGCACAAGTTCGAGGCCGGATTGGTCCTGTCCGGTTGGGAAGTAAAAAGTCTGCGTGCCGGCAAGGCGCACCTGACCGACAGTTACGTGGTGCTCAAGGATGGCGAGGCCTGGCTGATGGGCAGCCATATCACGCCGCTGACAGCCGCCAGTACTCACGTCATCGCCGACCCGACACGTACCCGCAAACTGCTGCTCAACCGTCGTGAACTGGAGCGCCTGCACGCAGCCGTCCAGCAAAAGGGCTACACCTGCGTCGCCCTGTCGATCTATTGGAGCAAGCACTTGATCAAGTGCGAGATCGCACTGGGCAAGGGCAAGAAGGAATACGACAAGCGCGATACCCAGCGCGAGCGCGATTCGGACCGCGAATTGCAGCGCGCGGTGCGTAACAAGGGCAAGGAAGACTGA
- the lldD gene encoding FMN-dependent L-lactate dehydrogenase LldD encodes MIISASTDYRAAAQRKLPPFLFHYADGGAYAEHTLRHNVQDLASIALRQRVLKNMSQLSLETQLFNETLSMPVALAPVGLTGMYARRGEVQAARAAAAKGIPFTMSTVSVCPIEEVAPAIDRPMWFQLYVLKDRGFMRNALERAKAAGVTTLVFTVDMPVPGARYRDAHSGMSGPNAPLRRVWQAMTHPQWALDVGLLGKPHDLGNISKYRGSPTGLADYIGWLGANFDPSISWKDLEWIRDFWDGPMVIKGILDPEDARDAVKFGADGIVVSNHGGRQLDGVLSSARALPAIADAVKGDLKILADSGIRSGLDVVRMIALGADTVLIGRAFLYALACAGEAGVKNLLDLFEKEMRVAMVLTGAKSISEISRDSLVRELGA; translated from the coding sequence ATGATCATCTCTGCCTCTACCGATTACCGCGCAGCCGCTCAACGCAAGCTGCCACCGTTCCTGTTCCACTACGCCGACGGCGGTGCCTACGCCGAGCACACGCTGCGCCATAACGTTCAGGACCTGGCCAGTATCGCCCTGCGCCAGCGGGTCCTGAAGAACATGTCGCAGTTGAGCCTGGAAACCCAGCTGTTCAACGAAACCCTGAGCATGCCGGTGGCCCTGGCGCCCGTCGGCCTGACCGGCATGTATGCCCGCCGCGGTGAAGTCCAGGCGGCTCGCGCAGCAGCGGCCAAAGGCATTCCATTCACGATGTCGACGGTATCGGTGTGCCCGATCGAAGAAGTGGCACCGGCCATCGACCGGCCGATGTGGTTCCAGCTCTACGTGCTCAAGGACCGCGGCTTCATGCGTAATGCCCTGGAGCGCGCCAAGGCCGCAGGCGTCACCACCCTGGTGTTCACCGTGGACATGCCGGTACCCGGTGCCCGCTACCGCGATGCCCACTCCGGCATGAGCGGCCCTAATGCACCGCTGCGCCGCGTCTGGCAGGCCATGACCCACCCGCAGTGGGCCCTGGATGTCGGCCTGCTGGGCAAACCGCACGATCTGGGCAACATCTCCAAGTACCGCGGCAGCCCCACTGGCCTGGCCGACTACATCGGCTGGCTCGGCGCCAACTTCGACCCGTCCATTTCCTGGAAGGATCTGGAGTGGATCCGCGACTTCTGGGACGGCCCGATGGTCATCAAGGGCATTCTCGACCCTGAAGATGCCAGGGATGCGGTGAAATTCGGCGCCGACGGTATCGTCGTTTCCAACCACGGCGGTCGTCAGCTGGACGGTGTGCTGTCCAGTGCCCGCGCGCTTCCGGCCATTGCTGACGCAGTTAAGGGCGACCTGAAGATCCTCGCCGACTCCGGCATTCGTAGCGGCCTGGATGTGGTGCGCATGATCGCCCTGGGCGCCGACACCGTACTGATCGGCCGCGCGTTCCTGTACGCCTTGGCCTGCGCCGGTGAAGCCGGGGTGAAAAACCTGCTGGACCTGTTCGAAAAAGAAATGCGCGTGGCCATGGTGCTCACGGGCGCCAAATCGATCAGCGAAATCAGCCGCGACTCGCTGGTCCGCGAACTGGGTGCCTGA
- a CDS encoding type II toxin-antitoxin system RatA family toxin yields MTTHIQRSALLPYPAQALYDLVNDVARYPEFLPWCSSSTVMEESDTHMRARLEVAKGGMSQQFVTSNVLVPGQSIEMNLEEGPFSQLHGVWVFKPLGDKACKISLDLSFDYAGPLVRATLGPLFNQAANTLVDAFCQRAKQLHV; encoded by the coding sequence ATGACTACCCATATTCAACGTTCGGCCCTGCTGCCCTATCCCGCCCAGGCCCTGTACGACCTGGTCAATGATGTGGCGCGTTACCCGGAGTTCCTGCCCTGGTGTTCGTCCAGCACCGTAATGGAAGAAAGCGATACGCACATGCGTGCACGCCTTGAGGTGGCCAAGGGGGGTATGAGCCAGCAGTTTGTTACCAGCAATGTGCTGGTACCGGGCCAGTCCATCGAAATGAATCTGGAAGAGGGCCCCTTTAGCCAGTTGCATGGCGTCTGGGTGTTCAAGCCACTGGGCGATAAAGCCTGCAAGATCAGCCTCGACCTGTCCTTCGATTACGCCGGGCCACTGGTGCGCGCCACCTTGGGACCGCTGTTCAATCAGGCCGCCAATACCCTGGTCGATGCCTTCTGTCAGCGTGCCAAGCAGCTCCATGTCTGA
- a CDS encoding lactate permease LctP family transporter, with protein sequence MQTWQQLYSPLGSLGLSALAAVIPIVFFFLALAVFRLKGHVAGSITLGLSILVAIFAFQMPADMALAAAGYGFAYGLWPIAWIIVAAVFLYKLTVKSGQFEVIRSSVLSITDDQRLQVLLIGFCFGAFLEGAAGFGAPVAITAALLVGLGFNPLYAAGLCLIANTAPVAFGALGIPIIVAGQVTGIDAFKIGAMTGRQLPLLSLFVPFWLVFMMDGLRGVKETWPAALVAGLSFAVTQYFTSNFIGPELPDITSALASLISLTLFLKVWQPKRSFAGAKGSVGAAVVNAGGSQPSPYSLGEIFKAWSPFLILTVLVTIWTLKPFKAAFAAGGSMYSWVFNFAIPHLDQLVIKSAPIVATPTAIPAVFKLDPISATGTAIFFSALISMLVLKINFKTGLTTLKETFYELRWPILSIGMVLAFAFVTNYSGMSSTMALVLAGTGAAFPFFSPFLGWLGVFLTGSDTSSNALFSSLQATTAHQIGVNDTLLVAANTSGGVTGKMISPQSIAVACAATGLVGKESDLFRFTLKHSLFFATIVGLITLIQAYWLTGMLVH encoded by the coding sequence ATGCAAACCTGGCAACAGCTTTACAGTCCGCTTGGTAGTCTTGGCCTGTCCGCACTCGCGGCAGTCATCCCGATCGTATTCTTCTTCCTCGCGCTGGCGGTGTTCCGCCTCAAGGGTCATGTAGCGGGCAGCATCACGCTGGGTCTGTCGATCCTGGTGGCGATCTTTGCCTTCCAGATGCCCGCCGACATGGCCCTGGCCGCCGCCGGATACGGCTTTGCCTATGGCCTGTGGCCGATTGCCTGGATCATTGTCGCCGCCGTGTTCCTGTACAAGCTGACGGTCAAGAGCGGCCAGTTCGAAGTAATCCGCAGCTCGGTGCTGTCGATCACCGATGACCAGCGCCTGCAGGTGCTGTTGATCGGCTTCTGCTTCGGCGCCTTCCTCGAGGGTGCAGCAGGTTTCGGCGCACCGGTGGCGATCACTGCCGCCCTGCTGGTGGGCCTGGGCTTCAACCCGCTGTACGCAGCCGGCCTGTGCCTGATCGCCAACACCGCGCCAGTGGCCTTCGGCGCCCTGGGCATTCCGATCATCGTGGCCGGGCAGGTCACCGGGATCGATGCGTTCAAGATCGGTGCCATGACCGGTCGCCAACTGCCGCTGCTGTCGCTGTTCGTGCCGTTCTGGCTGGTGTTCATGATGGACGGCCTGCGCGGCGTCAAGGAAACCTGGCCCGCCGCCCTGGTCGCCGGCCTGAGCTTCGCCGTGACCCAGTACTTCACCTCGAACTTCATCGGCCCGGAACTGCCGGACATCACCTCGGCCCTGGCCAGCCTGATTTCCCTGACCCTGTTCCTCAAAGTCTGGCAGCCCAAGCGCTCGTTCGCCGGGGCCAAAGGCAGCGTCGGCGCCGCAGTTGTCAATGCCGGTGGCAGCCAGCCTTCACCTTACAGCCTGGGTGAAATTTTCAAAGCCTGGTCGCCGTTCCTGATCCTCACCGTGCTGGTCACCATTTGGACTCTCAAGCCGTTCAAGGCCGCCTTCGCCGCTGGCGGCTCGATGTACAGCTGGGTGTTCAACTTCGCCATCCCGCATCTGGATCAACTGGTGATCAAGAGCGCGCCGATCGTTGCCACCCCGACGGCAATCCCGGCGGTGTTCAAGCTCGACCCGATTTCGGCCACCGGCACCGCGATCTTCTTCTCCGCGCTGATCTCCATGCTGGTGCTGAAGATCAACTTCAAAACTGGTCTGACCACTTTGAAAGAGACCTTTTACGAGCTGCGCTGGCCGATTCTGTCGATCGGCATGGTCCTGGCCTTCGCCTTCGTCACCAACTATTCGGGCATGTCCTCGACCATGGCCCTTGTCCTGGCCGGTACCGGCGCGGCGTTCCCGTTCTTCTCGCCGTTCCTTGGCTGGCTGGGCGTGTTCCTGACCGGTTCCGACACCTCGTCCAACGCCCTGTTCAGTTCGCTGCAGGCCACCACCGCACACCAGATTGGGGTCAACGACACCTTACTGGTGGCCGCCAACACCAGCGGCGGCGTGACCGGCAAGATGATCTCGCCGCAATCGATCGCCGTGGCCTGCGCCGCCACCGGCCTGGTCGGCAAGGAGTCGGACCTGTTCCGCTTCACCCTCAAGCACAGCTTGTTCTTCGCCACCATTGTTGGCCTGATCACCCTGATCCAGGCCTATTGGCTGACCGGCATGCTGGTTCACTAA
- the grpE gene encoding nucleotide exchange factor GrpE — translation MADEQLDEQNLNAEATGGQELSARVQVLEEQLAAAQDQSLRTAADLQNVRRRAEQDVEKAHKFALEKFAGDLLPVIDSLERGLELSSPDDESIRPMREGIELTLKMFHDTLKRYNLEAIDPHGEPFNAEHHQAMAMQESAEVEPNSVLKVFQKGYQLNGRLLRPAMVVVSKAPAAVSPSIDEQA, via the coding sequence ATGGCTGACGAACAGCTGGATGAACAGAATCTGAACGCCGAAGCAACTGGCGGCCAAGAGCTGAGCGCCCGCGTGCAGGTGCTCGAAGAGCAGCTGGCGGCGGCCCAGGATCAATCCCTGCGCACCGCCGCCGACCTGCAGAACGTGCGCCGTCGCGCCGAGCAGGACGTTGAGAAGGCACACAAGTTCGCCCTGGAGAAATTCGCCGGTGACCTGCTGCCGGTCATCGACAGCCTCGAGCGCGGCCTGGAGCTGTCCAGCCCGGACGACGAGAGCATTCGCCCGATGCGTGAAGGCATCGAGCTGACCCTGAAAATGTTCCACGACACCCTCAAGCGCTACAACCTTGAAGCCATCGACCCGCACGGCGAGCCGTTCAACGCCGAGCACCACCAGGCGATGGCCATGCAGGAAAGCGCCGAAGTCGAGCCCAACAGCGTGCTCAAGGTGTTCCAGAAAGGCTACCAGCTCAACGGTCGCCTGCTGCGCCCGGCCATGGTTGTGGTCAGCAAGGCCCCGGCAGCGGTTTCGCCGTCGATTGACGAGCAGGCTTGA
- a CDS encoding outer membrane protein assembly factor BamE, producing the protein MQNTKLLLTSLTLVGLLALAGCSFPGVYKIDIQQGNVVTQDMIDQLRPGMTRRQVRFIMGNPLIQDTFHTNRWDYLYSLQPGGGERQQERMSIFFNENDQLSSLSGDFMPGVSRDQEILGGSSDTTVSPAGSNEPATQEKPAKPGSLEDTIQKDVDTIEVTPVPVPEPLDTSPQ; encoded by the coding sequence ATGCAAAACACCAAGCTCTTGCTAACCAGCCTCACCCTTGTGGGACTGCTCGCACTCGCCGGTTGCTCGTTCCCCGGGGTTTACAAAATCGACATCCAGCAGGGCAATGTCGTCACGCAAGACATGATAGACCAATTGCGCCCGGGAATGACCCGCCGGCAAGTACGGTTTATCATGGGCAACCCGCTGATCCAGGACACCTTCCACACCAATCGCTGGGATTACCTGTACAGCCTGCAGCCTGGCGGCGGTGAGCGCCAACAGGAGCGCATGAGCATCTTCTTCAACGAGAACGATCAGCTCAGCAGCCTGTCTGGTGATTTCATGCCAGGTGTCAGCCGCGACCAGGAAATCCTCGGTGGCAGCAGCGACACTACCGTCAGCCCTGCCGGCAGCAACGAACCCGCAACGCAGGAAAAACCTGCCAAGCCTGGCTCACTGGAAGACACCATTCAGAAAGACGTGGATACCATCGAGGTCACCCCGGTGCCGGTGCCAGAGCCACTGGATACTTCGCCGCAGTAA
- a CDS encoding RnfH family protein produces MSEALLTIEVVYAGAQRQVLLSVEVPAGTTINEALKLSAIAAHVPEADVQGCSVGVFGRVIANPEAHKVEAGDRIEIYRPLLADPKEVRKQRAAKVARVFKKAKR; encoded by the coding sequence ATGTCTGAAGCGCTGCTCACGATCGAGGTGGTGTATGCCGGGGCGCAGCGGCAGGTGCTGCTCAGTGTTGAGGTGCCGGCGGGTACGACCATCAATGAGGCGCTGAAACTGTCGGCCATCGCCGCGCATGTTCCTGAGGCCGACGTTCAGGGTTGCTCGGTCGGAGTCTTTGGCCGGGTGATTGCCAACCCTGAAGCGCACAAGGTCGAGGCGGGTGATCGCATCGAGATCTACCGGCCATTGCTGGCAGACCCCAAAGAGGTGCGCAAGCAGCGCGCGGCCAAGGTCGCCAGGGTCTTCAAGAAAGCCAAGCGCTAA
- the recN gene encoding DNA repair protein RecN — protein sequence MLVHLSVHNYAIVEHLDLELARGMSVITGETGAGKSIMLDALGLTLGDRADSGVVRPGADKADILATFDLVDIPEARAWLAERDLDSDGPCILRRVITAEGRSRGYINGTPCPLGDLKALGELLIDIHSQHEHQSLLKTDTHRRLLDEYAGATDLARQVQLAAQRWRQTRQELERLSNSGDEQRAQHQLLSYQLEELDNLGLGENELELLEQEHKNLTNAEALFGICRQVIDHCSENDSGNVLNALTASLNRLTAVHNAPKALGEAATLIASAQIQVEEAVGELNRFLDNFDADPARLQQLEERLDTIYTLARKHRVHPTELAGLQQRLMEELERLNANDESIERLGEELAAYARHYQDKAGELSALRQQAASQLASAVEQEIQRLGMPGGRFSIELRANNGDDLQPQGLEQVELLVSANPGQPLKALAKVASGGELSRISLAIQVITAQTSRIPTLVFDEVDVGIGGPTAEIVGQLLRRLGERGQVLTVTHLPQVAAQGHHHLFVHKVRNSDATHTAVASLGKRERVEEVARMLGGIDLTKESLAHARKMVVTSKA from the coding sequence ATGCTGGTGCACCTGTCCGTACACAATTACGCCATCGTCGAACACCTGGACCTTGAACTCGCCCGCGGGATGAGCGTCATCACCGGTGAAACCGGGGCCGGTAAATCGATCATGCTCGATGCCCTGGGCCTGACCCTGGGCGATCGCGCCGACAGCGGCGTGGTGCGCCCCGGGGCCGACAAAGCCGACATCCTCGCTACCTTCGACCTGGTGGACATCCCCGAGGCACGCGCCTGGCTGGCCGAACGCGATCTCGACAGCGACGGCCCGTGCATCCTGCGCCGGGTGATCACCGCCGAAGGCCGCAGCCGTGGCTATATCAACGGCACACCCTGCCCGCTCGGCGACCTCAAGGCCCTTGGCGAGCTGCTCATCGACATACACAGCCAGCACGAACACCAGTCGCTGCTGAAAACCGACACCCACCGCCGCCTGCTCGACGAGTACGCCGGCGCCACCGACCTCGCCCGCCAGGTACAGCTTGCCGCCCAGCGCTGGCGCCAGACCCGCCAGGAACTCGAGCGCCTGTCCAACTCCGGCGATGAGCAACGCGCGCAGCATCAATTACTCAGCTATCAGCTCGAAGAGCTCGACAACCTCGGCCTGGGCGAAAACGAACTCGAGCTGCTGGAGCAGGAACACAAGAACCTGACCAATGCCGAAGCCCTTTTCGGCATCTGTCGCCAGGTCATCGACCACTGCAGCGAAAATGACTCGGGCAACGTGCTCAATGCCCTGACCGCCAGCCTCAACCGCCTGACCGCCGTGCACAACGCACCCAAGGCCCTGGGCGAGGCGGCCACCCTGATCGCCAGCGCGCAGATCCAGGTAGAGGAGGCTGTTGGCGAGCTGAACCGCTTCCTCGACAACTTCGATGCCGACCCGGCGCGCCTGCAACAGCTTGAGGAGCGGCTCGACACTATCTATACCCTGGCCCGCAAGCACCGCGTGCATCCTACCGAGCTTGCCGGCTTGCAGCAGCGGCTGATGGAAGAGCTGGAACGCCTCAACGCCAATGACGAATCGATCGAGCGCCTGGGCGAGGAACTGGCCGCCTATGCCCGTCACTACCAGGACAAGGCCGGCGAATTGAGTGCCTTGCGCCAGCAAGCCGCCAGCCAGCTGGCCAGCGCGGTGGAGCAGGAAATCCAGCGCCTGGGTATGCCCGGCGGGCGCTTTAGCATCGAGCTGCGCGCCAACAACGGCGACGATCTGCAACCCCAGGGCCTGGAACAGGTCGAACTGCTGGTCAGCGCCAACCCCGGACAGCCGCTCAAGGCACTGGCCAAGGTGGCTTCCGGTGGCGAGTTGTCGCGGATCAGCCTGGCAATCCAGGTGATCACTGCACAGACTTCGCGCATCCCGACCCTGGTGTTCGACGAAGTCGACGTCGGTATCGGCGGGCCAACGGCCGAGATCGTCGGCCAGTTGCTGCGCCGCCTGGGCGAGCGCGGCCAGGTGCTGACCGTCACCCACCTGCCGCAGGTGGCCGCCCAGGGCCATCACCATCTGTTCGTGCACAAGGTCCGTAACAGCGACGCCACCCACACCGCTGTCGCCAGCCTGGGTAAGCGCGAGCGCGTTGAAGAGGTTGCCCGCATGCTCGGCGGCATCGACCTGACCAAGGAGTCCCTGGCTCATGCACGCAAGATGGTAGTCACCAGCAAGGCCTGA